In Spinacia oleracea cultivar Varoflay chromosome 5, BTI_SOV_V1, whole genome shotgun sequence, a single window of DNA contains:
- the LOC110785138 gene encoding U-box domain-containing protein 16, translated as MAVSPTIFPQRRRRPPPTSFLSPQLSTLDLLRSLHSLSSEISSLRPPRFLFKRNSVSIIRKCALIAVIFDEIFRQLNHQYSAAVFSPSSLLCFEEMFIVLQRIRALIEDCSNGGSKLWLLMQIEPISSTFHELTLDLWTLLEILPKIELNLSEDVDELRNLVIKQCREDKSFVDPEDNRLRIEVFTMLDSIRKEIVPDHSKLGELFARLGMSDSASCREEIEWLEDEIQCQSDEKSKSEVVSLIGLVRYTKCVLFGASSSLNSEENLRRCLSSEINIPADFRCPITLDLMSDPVVVATGQTYDRMSIVLWIESGHNTCPKTGQSLIHTNLVPNRALKSLIAMWCRERRIPFAAAESSEGQNGVALNKAALEATKMTVSFLLGKLGSGSQTVETLNRVIYELRVFAKTDSESRACIGEAGAIPLLVRYLGLEHPKLQVNAVTTILNLSILEANKDRIMETDGALNGVIEVLRSGATWEAKANAAATMFSLCAMNAYRKRLGKKTRVIKGLLELAREGPTSSKRDAMVAILTLAGDRETAGRLVEGGVLDMLKEVMGELPEEAMTIMETVVKKGGFVAIAAASHMIGRLVAVLRSGTDRTKESAIATLVIICRKGGAEMVSELARITTIEMVIWELMGTGTARAKRKAASLMRILRRWAAGLEGDVLEEFSITMALQ; from the coding sequence ATGGCGGTTTCTCCGACGATATTCCCGCAACGCCGCCGTCGGCCACCCCCGAcgtcgttcctctctcctcagTTATCTACGCTCGACCTTCTCCGCTCccttcactctctctcctccgagATCTCCTCGCTCCGTCCTCCTCGCTTCCTCTTCAAGCGAAACAGCGTGTCGATTATTCGGAAATGCGCTCTTATCGCCGTCATCTTCGATGAAATCTTCCGTCAGCTCAACCACCAGTACTCCGCCGCTGTCTTCTCgccttcctctctcctctgtttcGAAGAAATGTTCATTGTTTTACAGCGAATCAGAGCTTTGATCGAAGACTGCTCTAATGGCGGCAGTAAATTGTGGCTTCTGATGCAGATTGAGCCCATTTCTAGCACTTTCCATGAGCTGACCTTGGATTTGTGGACTTTGCTTGAGATTCTCCCTAAAATTGAGCTTAATTTGAGTGAAGATGTTGATGAATTGCGCAATTTGGTGATCAAACAGTGCCGAGAAGACAAATCGTTTGTTGATCCTGAAGATAATCGGTTACGAATTGAGGTTTTTACCATGCTTGATTCGATTAGGAAGGAGATTGTTCCCGATCATTCGAAACTCGGTGAGTTGTTCGCCAGATTAGGGATGAGTGACTCAGCGAGTTGCCGAGAAGAGATCGAGTGGTTGGAAGATGAAATTCAGTGCCAAAGCGACGAGAAATCGAAATCAGAGGTGGTTTCTTTGATCGGACTTGTGAGATATACGAAATGCGTTCTTTTCGGCGCATCTTCGAGTTTAAATTCCGAGGAGAATCTCCGCCGGTGTTTATCGTCGGAGATAAATATACCGGCGGATTTCCGGTGTCCAATAACTCTTGATCTGATGTCTGACCCTGTTGTTGTGGCTACAGGACAGACGTACGATCGAATGTCAATTGTGCTGTGGATCGAATCGGGTCATAACACGTGTCCTAAGACCGGTCAAAGCTTGATTCACACGAACTTGGTACCTAATAGAGCGTTGAAGAGCCTGATTGCTATGTGGTGTAGGGAACGGCGGATTCCTTTTGCAGCGGCGGAGAGTAGTGAAGGCCAAAATGGCGTGGCTTTAAATAAGGCGGCGCTTGAGGCGACGAAGATGACGGTGTCTTTTTTGTTGGGGAAGTTGGGGTCTGGTTCACAAACGGTGGAGACCTTAAATCGGGTAATATACGAGCTTCGGGTATTTGCTAAGACCGATTCGGAAAGCAGAGCTTGTATTGGGGAAGCCGGGGCTATCCCTTTATTGGTAAGGTATTTAGGTTTGGAACACCCGAAGCTACAGGTTAATGCTGTGACAACCATACTTAACTTGTCCATACTCGAGGCAAATAAGGATAGGATCATGGAGACGGATGGGGCGTTAAACGGTGTTATTGAAGTGCTACGCTCGGGAGCCACTTGGGAAGCAAAGGCCAATGCGGCAGCTACAATGTTTAGCTTATGTGCGATGAATGCATATAGGAAGAGACTCGGGAAGAAGACACGCGTTATCAAAGGATTGCTGGAGCTTGCTAGGGAAGGACCTACGAGTTCTAAAAGGGATGCCATGGTGGCAATATTAACCTTGGCAGGAGATAGAGAAACCGCCGGGAGGCTGGTCGAGGGTGGGGTCTTAGATATGTTAAAGGAGGTTATGGGGGAGCTACCAGAAGAAGCGATGACTATTATGGAAACTGTGGTTAAGAAGGGTGGTTTTGTCGCAATAGCTGCAGCTAGCCATATGATTGGAAGACTAGTGGCTGTGTTAAGAAGTGGTACAGATAGGACAAAGGAAAGCGCAATTGCCACCCTTGTAATAATTTGTCGCAAAGGAGGAGCAGAGATGGTGTCCGAGCTAGCAAGGATAACAACGATTGAGATGGTAATATGGGAGTTGATGGGTACAGGGACCGCCAGGGCTAAGAGGAAAGCTGCCTCGCTCATGCGAATACTCCGAAGGTGGGCAGCTGGTTTAGAAGGAGATGTATTGGAAGAGTTCTCCATCACCATGGCATTACAATGA
- the LOC130461374 gene encoding uncharacterized protein yields MLKKLAESKVEGGLNLGDDFDGYSDLDSPSESEDEDDVGYLVAPQHHKRGRGKQKQNDTETEEREATFYVGQQFENPKTFRKAIIDYSIDKGRNIPFSKNDSTRVCAECEHKDKGCKWRIWASWERGRRSFTVKTFVSEHTCDRTPIIKKMTSHWIAEHYQNLFKVNPYMRVQDIQETIWLEKGIRVSKDKAARARRRGQAIIVGEYKEQYALLPRYAAEILRSNPGNTVKLKLDANVFDRLYLCFEALRKGFLAGCRPFISLDGCFLKGPFGGQLLVAVGRDGNNQMFPLAWAVCEVESTDTWSWFLELLATDLGTSEGAGYTFMSDQQKGLLAAVSNVFSQAESRVCARHVYCNFRGVFGAAEDLLKRNYKKWCRAFYTPLSCCDSVDNNMSEVFNAYILSARHKPIITMLEDIREGLMERLHKKRDFIGEKEIMLCPRIQIQLEKHKVWARGWNAYWDGGFCYGVREGATQVKYVVDLNQHTCSCNAWQTYMKAYEFLLEPLNGPQEWPTSDSIVVAPKVKKVNGRPKTKRRYGVGEVTASGKLKRTGCSMKCSLCGVIGHNKRGCKNAPKQQQHSNNHATAEQTTPQQQHPRTSSAIPMHNRGVGIYTYPNGYQRIATVSHSIYSNSFLHVTLLY; encoded by the exons ATGCTGAAAAAACTAGCAGAAAGTAAAGTAGAAGGTGGTCTGAATTTGGGGGATGACTTTGATGGATACAGTGACTTAGACAGCCCTAGTGAGTCAGAAGATGAGGATGATGTTGGTTACTTAGTTGCACCACAACACCATAAGAGGGGGAGAGGGAAACAGAAGCAAAACGACACTGAAACTGAAGAGAGGGAAGCCACTTTTTATGTTGGGCAACAGTTTGAGAATCCAAAGACATTTAGGAAAGcaatcatagattattcaattgATAAAGGAAGAAACATTCCATTTTCTAAAAATGATTCCACTAGGGTTTGTGCAGAGTGTGAGCACAAAGATAAAGGTTGTAAATGGAGAATTTGGGCTTCATGGGAGAGAGGAAGAAGGTCATTTACAGTGAAAACATTTGTCAGTGAGCACACTTGTGATAGGACACCTATCATTAAGAAGATGACTTCACATTGGATTGCAGAACACTACCAGAATCTGTTTAAGGTTAACCCTTACATGAGAGTGCAAGATATTCAGGAAACCATTTGGTTAGAAAAGGGTATAAGGGTGAGCAAAGACAAGGCTGCCAGGGCTAGGAGAAGGGGTCAAGCAATCATTGTTGGTGAATACAAAGAGCAGTATGCATTACTCCCAAGGTATGCAGCTGAGATACTAAGAAGCAATCCAGGGAACACAGTGAAGTTGAAGTTGGATGCAAATGTGTTTGACAGACTGTATTTGTGTTTTGAGGCACTTAGGAAAGGGTTCTTGGCAGGATGCAGACCTTTCATATCACTTGATGGATGTTTCTTAAAGGGACCATTTGGGGGTCAATTGTTAGTAGCAGTAGGGAGGGATGGAAACAATCAAATGTTCCCTTTGGCTTGGGCTGTTTGTGAGGTTGAGAGCACTGACACATGGAGTTGGTTTCTAGAACTTCTAGCTACTGATTTAGGCACTAGTGAAGGAGCAGGGTACACTTTCATGTCTGACCAACAAAAGGGTTTACTTGCTGCTGTGTCAAATGTGTTTTCACAAGCTGAAAGTAGGGTGTGTGCAAGGCATGTGTACTGTAACTTTAGgggagtgtttggag CTGCTGAAGACCTACTGAAAAGGAACTACAAGAAATGGTGTAGGGCATTCTACACTCCATTATCTTGTTGTGACAGTGTAGACAACAACATGAGTGAGGTGTTTAATGCATACATCTTGAGTGCAAGGCACAAGCCTATTATTACCATGTTGGAAGATATCAGAGAGGGTTTGATGGAAAGACTGCATAAGAAAAGAGATTTCATTGGGGAAAAGGAGATAATGTTGTGTCCTAGGATCCAAATTCAGTTAGAGAAACACAAAGTTTGGGCTAGGGGTTGGAATGCATACTGGGATGGTGGGTTTTGCTATGGAGTAAGAGAAGGTGCAACACAGGTTAAGTATGTGGTGGATCTGAACCAACATACTTGCAGTTGCAATGCATGGCag ACCTACATGAAGGCATATGAATTTTTGTTAGAGCCTTTAAATGGTCCTCAAGAGTGGCCTACTTCTGATAGCATTGTTGTGGCTCCAAAGGTGAAAAAGGTCAATGGAAGACCTAAAACAAAGAGGAGATATGGTGTTGGAGAGGTAACTGCATCTGGTAAGCTGAAGAGAACAGGTTGTTCTATGAAATGCAGCTTATGTGGTGTGATAGGCCACAACAAAAGGGGTTGCAAGAATGCCcctaagcaacaacaacacagcaacaaTCATGCTACTGCAGAGCAGACCACACCACAGCAACAACACCCAAGAACCAGTTCAGCTATACCAATGCACAATAGGGGTGTGGGTATTTATACCTACCCAAATGGGTATCAAAGAATAGCTACTGTAAGTCATTCAATatactcaaattctttcttacaTGTTACTTTACTGTACTGA